The sequence GATGTAAAGAGCTCTTTGTTTGCGCACCAAGTTATTACCTTTTTATCATAACATTATAAATTTATGGAAAATTTTGATTTATTAGCAAGACAAAAATGTTATAATTTGTATGAATGATGGAAGAAGGTGCGGATAACAATGTTTAAAAAATTCCTAAAAAAATCGGAACCTACTCACGAGGAATTCCGTCTAGTATATGATATGTTTTATTCAAGGGTTTATAGAGATGTTTTTTTTATTACACGTGATAGTCATTTAGCGCAGGATGCTTTGCAGGAAACATTTGTGAAGGCCTATAAGCATATGAATAGACTTGAAGATAAAGAAAGAATGGGGGCTTGGCTCTCTACAATTGCAACTAGAACAGCAATTGATATTCTCCGTAAACGCAAGGGATCGAGTGAAATTTTGACAGAGGATATGGCTAGGCAAGAGAGCCAAATAGAGGATCTTGGACCAGATGTGTCGAATATTGTAGAAACAAATATGATGAAAAGTGAACTGTTGGCTACAGTGCGTGAAATGAAAGCTGAATATCGAGAAGTGATGCTGCTTCGATATGTTCATGATTTGTCAGTGAAGGAAATAGCTGCAAAGTTGGATATAAATGATGGTACGGTAAAGACCAGATTACATCGTGCGAGAAGCATGGTGAAAGAGAAAGTGGAACGCGATCCTAAGAAACAATGGATTGGTGGTGAAGTGTAATGCGAGAAACAGAACAAAAGGAACGATTTATTCAATTTTTGAAGGAAGACTATCAAACTATTGATGATTCGCATTCGTCTAAAGAAGAAAGCTGGAAACGAATAGAGAAAAGTTTATCAAAAAATAAAACAAAAAGACCATCGAAAACCTTACTGGCTGTAGCTGCGATTTTGGTTGTATTACTTGGTGCAGCATGTTTACAAACGAATCAGGTTCAGGCTTTTGATTGGTTTGTTAATATTTTTGTGACGGATAATGGCGATACCACCCAAATTACTCAGACGACAAATGATGAGTCAAACGAAAATGGGCTGCCTGATATGAGTAATTTAGCAGTGGAGGAAGTGGAACAGAAGGAATATGTCGTATCCTTTGATAAGGCTCAGTCTATGACTCAATTTTATTTATTAAAACCGACATATTTACCTGAACACTATGAATTGGCTAAAGTGAATGTGTTAGAGGAAGAGTCCCAAATATCACGGGTATCGTTGCGCTTTGTTAAGGCGGACGGACAATTAATACGTTTAACACAAACGTATCAGCCCGATGAATTTGCCAGTGCAAAAGTAGTCGACAATAAGGATACGAAGGTGAAGAATGTCCCATTGTCAGATGGAGAAGCAAGGTTAGTTGAATTTAGAGATGGTGATAGGCAATTAATCTGGAGCACGCCTCACATGAATTGGTTGCTTGAAGGGGTTATTTCAGAAAAGGAAATCATAAAAGTGGCAGAGTCCCTGGAATGAGAAAAGTTTCGTATCCATAAAGTGATACGAAACTTTTTTGGATTGGTAAAGAGACCATATAGAAACAATGAAAAGGTGGCAATGCAGAATTAGTCATGCCTATTTAAATCAGTCAGAAAGTGCATGAACCATTTCAAAATTTTCAATATAAAGTTTCTAATACGATAATGAACCGGTAACAGAGATGAGTTGCTCGATCGTGCCATAATGCGAGATGGAATGGATGGTTCGGACCCGGTATTGATAGCCCTTCTCCACTTTGAAGTTTACACTGCCACTGACAGATTTACTGGTATAGTTAACAAATCGTTTATTGCTGTCTGTTGTATACCAATTTCCTGATGCTTTGTCTCTGACTTGCAGATAAATATTACAGGAAACTTGCTGAACAGATGAATAGCTATAGGTACTACAGCTACTGCCAATGGTTTGCGAATTTATTTTGCGGATGGATGAATTTCCTTCTTTAATGTACTCACTGGTCTGAATTTGAATAATGTCTTGTTTGATCTGGGGCGTGGCTGTATTTTCTGCAGCCTCTGTTTCATTGCTGAAAAATAATAAACTAAAGATGAATACACATGATGGGAAAAATACAAGTTTGAATAATTTCATTTTACATTTCCCCTCCTAATGTTATTGCTTTAAAATTAAGACGTTTGAATCAAGAAAATGGTTACAATAATATTTTGTGTGCGACTTTTGTTGGGGTTCGATTTGTCTTTTATTATGTCAATTTATATTACGCTAAACTATTCGCAGGAACCTTTAATGTGTAAAATAATCTTCAATAAGAAGTAAGGTTGGTGTTATATGATAAGTAGAAAGAGCAGAAAAGGAATGTCTTTACAGAAATTATTAAAGCTTGACCCATTACAAGAAGCGAAACAATTATCTGTGCAGGATGCAGATAATGTAATGGTGGATCATATTCACGTTATTCGTTCACAAGCAGATGAACGGTTCATTCGCGCAGGTGAATTTGTCTTAACGACAGAATATGCATTTAGACACAATGCAATTGAACTAATCACGTTTATCGAGAAGCTTTCTGAGAGAGGTGCCGCGGGGATTGGGATAAAAGTGGATAACTATTTAACTGGTGTTCCAGAGGAAGTGGTACGTCGGGCAATTGCACTAGACTTTCCAGTAGTAGAAATTGCACCTGACACGGTTTTTTCTGATGTAGTGCAGCTAGTACTGGAAGAAATCGATCATCAGAAATCAGAGTATTTACTTTCTGTTTATAACCGATTGCATACTTTTACAAACTCTATTGTTGCGGAGGAGAAACTTCAAGATATAGTCGCCGAATTAGAACAAATGATAGGAAATCCTATTATTATTATAGATCTCACTGGGAATATAATAGCCCCGCTATTATCGATTATTTTAGATTCAAATGAGCTTTATCAACTGGCTTCTGCGTTGGAGAAGAAAGCAGGTACAGGAACTATTGAAGTAGAATTACGAGAGGAAGAGTTTGTTGCATATGCCTTTCCTCTAACTAAGAAGCGTATATATTCTCATACACCGTATATTGCTTGTATGGAAACGAATCAGCCATTGACAGACGTCGACTTTTTAACGTTGAATAAGATAAGTTCAACTCTGCTTGTAGAATTAACGCATTTGCAATTTAAAGATCAGAAGAAAGAAGAATATTTGTCGTCTTTTCTGCGGGGGTTATTACTCGGGGAGCAGACAGCGATGGATCAGATGAAACCTCAATCAGCCATTACCAATATGAATTTGGATAAAATGTGGTTGCAAGTATTTATTCTCCATACAGATGAACCATCGTTAATGGATCAACAATATACCATCATAAAGAATAATTTAAATAAAACTGTAAAAAGTAAATTATTAGTTACTAAGTATGATAGAGAGATTGTTTTTTTGATTGCCGATGAGGATAAACAGAAATTGCCGCTTAGTATCAAAATGATCGAAAATGAATTAGAACGCTTTTGGCAACATAAAGAGAATGATGTTCAATTTGTGTTATTAATTGGCAAAGCTGTACAAAAGCTTGCAGATGTAAGTGAAAGTTATCAGCAGGCGATGCAAACTCGTAACATCTATCAAGAATATGACCTTGAAAAAAGAAGTGTCTATTTCAAAGATATGCATGTCTATCGGTTGTTGTACTTGCTGCCAAATTCAGAAGAACGGAACGAATATCTTCAAGGTATTTTGGGACCGTTGTTACGAAATGCCAAAAACGAGATGTTGCTAGAAACATTGCGTGTTTATTTTACTGAAAACAAAAACATGGAAATATCAGCGAAACGGTTAAACATTCATTATCATACAATTGTTCATAGGTTTGAACGTATCAAGAAGTTGCTTGGTGTGGATATAGAGGACCCTGAGGTTGCGCTAGAATTACAGATTGCGTTAAAGCTAATGAAGAACCACTAAAAATATCAGGAAATTTGTTTCCTGATATTTTTAAGTTGAATAAAGGTGAGTGCCATTTTCACTCGTAATAAGTCGTCGATGTTCTTTAAATCGATTTGCAATAAATTACTGATTTTATCAAGGCGGTAGACGACCGTATTCCGGTGTACGAACAAGCGGTTTGCTACTTCTTTTAAGTTACCGTTACATTCAATATATGTCTCCAGTGTTGCCAGCATGTCTTTCTCGAAGTTAGTACTGTCATGCAGCAATGTGTCGAATGTATTTTGGTAGAAGGTTTCCATTAAATGATCTGGAATATATTGATATAAACTAAAGAAATCCAGATCTTCTGTGATGATAACATTTTCGTTGTAATCTAGTTCTTTAGCTAAACGACTAGCATTTGTACATTCCTGGACAGAAGAAGGGAAAGCTGCTAGTTCCTGATGTTGTCTGCTCACGATCAAATGTCCTTGTATATTCGCTGCATGAAGCAATTCTTCTAATACCGGTAAAAAAAGATTGGTTCGCTGAAATACTCGATCTTTCGCGTTGGGATCAAAAACAACGGCTAATGGATACCCTTGCCAAGTGAAAAACTTTAATAGATAAGATTTAAAGTATGGATGTCTTATCATTTTTTCTTTCAAAATTAAAATTTCGTTGCTTGTTAAATCATTGCTGTTATTCAACAGAATCGTCCAATAGGGTGATGCTGTTAGTGGCTGCTCTTCTGCTGTTAACTGCTCTGCGAAGGTGGCAATATCGATCCTGTTTTCTGTATAATCCTTCAATAATGATTGGAAAGACACTTCTTTTTCTATGTTTGCTAAACTTTTCGGGTGGTTGGATAGGTATGCTGCTACAATTTCACCAATTTGATCGAAAAGCATTTCTTCTTCTTTGGTTAATTGATTATCAACATCATCGAGAATGAATAAATAACCATAGTGTTCTCCCTTATGGATTAGTTCCAATGAGATATGTTCCGCTTGGTTATTTTGCCACTTTTGCAGCAACTGTGCAGCTGTTAGTTTTGTATAATTGTGCAGCACCTCTAGATCTGCTGATAATAAGGTGAATGGGTATTGAATGAATCTTGCGACAAGCGTTAAGTAATCATCAAAATCATGGTCAAGCTGTTGAAAGGTAAGTAATTCTTTTTGTGTGACCAATTTATCATGAAGCCATTTTTCTTTTTTGAGATGTGCTTCATCATATAAGGCTTTAATCTGGTCTGAAAATGTATAGGAATATGGTAATTCAAAAATAGGAAAATCTAATTTGTTTGCAATATCAATGATAGCCTGTGGAATCTCCTTCCAATATCTCCCCAGCTTGATCCCTAATCCTGCACACTGTTTATTCTCTAACTCTTTAATAATATTTATAGCTTTATCTAAATTGTCTTTCCATATAAAAGCTGTAGTGAACAATAATTCTCCTTTTTTTACCCAGTTCTGAATATCGGGAGCATCCATAATATTTACTGCTGTGATCCAGCGAGTTGTACTTTGAGTGCCAGCTACTAGCTTTGACTGAGAAAACGGGAATACACCTAATGCTTCTTTGATGGTTAAATGCACTGATAACACCCCTAACTTCCTTGTTATTTATCATGATTATACAGAACCTTTCGAAGGATTCCTGTTTATTTGTTAGTTTATCTAACACGAAAATATCGTAATTAGCCATCACTCATTCACTGATTTTTATAAAAAGTCAATGTGGTAAGCGAGTGTAATGCTATTCATTGTGAATATAACCAAAAACAAAACGCTTAGTTATGGTAAATAACAAATGATGTAAACTATATTGACGTTGATATGATCGTGATTGTATAGTTAAGCACATAACTTAGTTTGGGGGTGTGGCAATGAATGATCAATGGCAAGCTTTTGTGGATGGAACGTGTAATGTAGCTCCGAAACAGTTGAATGGCCCTTTATATCCGTATACCTTCGCGGTGAAAGATGTCTTTGATGTACAGGGTTATCTCAACACAGCAGGAAACCCTGATTGGAAACGAACGCATACACCAGCTAAATCAACAGCTCCTGCTATCGAAGCATTACTCGAAAATGGGGCATCGTTAATAGGGAAAACGCACACAGATGAATTAATGTACAGTTTGAACGGGGAGAATTTTCATTATGGAACGCCGATTAATCCGAGAGCAGCGGATCGTATTCCAGGTGGTTCTTCCAGTGGTTCGGCAGTAGCGGTTGCTGCAAGGTTGGTAGACTTTTCTATTGGTACGGATACAGGAGGAAGTGTCCGAATCCCCTCAAGTTATTGTGGAATTATTGGTTATCGTCCTTCACATCACGCGATTGATATAA is a genomic window of Gracilibacillus salinarum containing:
- a CDS encoding RNA polymerase sigma factor — its product is MFKKFLKKSEPTHEEFRLVYDMFYSRVYRDVFFITRDSHLAQDALQETFVKAYKHMNRLEDKERMGAWLSTIATRTAIDILRKRKGSSEILTEDMARQESQIEDLGPDVSNIVETNMMKSELLATVREMKAEYREVMLLRYVHDLSVKEIAAKLDINDGTVKTRLHRARSMVKEKVERDPKKQWIGGEV
- a CDS encoding DUF4367 domain-containing protein; its protein translation is MRETEQKERFIQFLKEDYQTIDDSHSSKEESWKRIEKSLSKNKTKRPSKTLLAVAAILVVLLGAACLQTNQVQAFDWFVNIFVTDNGDTTQITQTTNDESNENGLPDMSNLAVEEVEQKEYVVSFDKAQSMTQFYLLKPTYLPEHYELAKVNVLEEESQISRVSLRFVKADGQLIRLTQTYQPDEFASAKVVDNKDTKVKNVPLSDGEARLVEFRDGDRQLIWSTPHMNWLLEGVISEKEIIKVAESLE
- a CDS encoding DUF6147 family protein, whose protein sequence is MKLFKLVFFPSCVFIFSLLFFSNETEAAENTATPQIKQDIIQIQTSEYIKEGNSSIRKINSQTIGSSCSTYSYSSVQQVSCNIYLQVRDKASGNWYTTDSNKRFVNYTSKSVSGSVNFKVEKGYQYRVRTIHSISHYGTIEQLISVTGSLSY
- a CDS encoding PucR family transcriptional regulator, encoding MISRKSRKGMSLQKLLKLDPLQEAKQLSVQDADNVMVDHIHVIRSQADERFIRAGEFVLTTEYAFRHNAIELITFIEKLSERGAAGIGIKVDNYLTGVPEEVVRRAIALDFPVVEIAPDTVFSDVVQLVLEEIDHQKSEYLLSVYNRLHTFTNSIVAEEKLQDIVAELEQMIGNPIIIIDLTGNIIAPLLSIILDSNELYQLASALEKKAGTGTIEVELREEEFVAYAFPLTKKRIYSHTPYIACMETNQPLTDVDFLTLNKISSTLLVELTHLQFKDQKKEEYLSSFLRGLLLGEQTAMDQMKPQSAITNMNLDKMWLQVFILHTDEPSLMDQQYTIIKNNLNKTVKSKLLVTKYDREIVFLIADEDKQKLPLSIKMIENELERFWQHKENDVQFVLLIGKAVQKLADVSESYQQAMQTRNIYQEYDLEKRSVYFKDMHVYRLLYLLPNSEERNEYLQGILGPLLRNAKNEMLLETLRVYFTENKNMEISAKRLNIHYHTIVHRFERIKKLLGVDIEDPEVALELQIALKLMKNH
- a CDS encoding PucR family transcriptional regulator; the encoded protein is MHLTIKEALGVFPFSQSKLVAGTQSTTRWITAVNIMDAPDIQNWVKKGELLFTTAFIWKDNLDKAINIIKELENKQCAGLGIKLGRYWKEIPQAIIDIANKLDFPIFELPYSYTFSDQIKALYDEAHLKKEKWLHDKLVTQKELLTFQQLDHDFDDYLTLVARFIQYPFTLLSADLEVLHNYTKLTAAQLLQKWQNNQAEHISLELIHKGEHYGYLFILDDVDNQLTKEEEMLFDQIGEIVAAYLSNHPKSLANIEKEVSFQSLLKDYTENRIDIATFAEQLTAEEQPLTASPYWTILLNNSNDLTSNEILILKEKMIRHPYFKSYLLKFFTWQGYPLAVVFDPNAKDRVFQRTNLFLPVLEELLHAANIQGHLIVSRQHQELAAFPSSVQECTNASRLAKELDYNENVIITEDLDFFSLYQYIPDHLMETFYQNTFDTLLHDSTNFEKDMLATLETYIECNGNLKEVANRLFVHRNTVVYRLDKISNLLQIDLKNIDDLLRVKMALTFIQLKNIRKQIS